The Episyrphus balteatus chromosome 4, idEpiBalt1.1, whole genome shotgun sequence genome includes a window with the following:
- the LOC129917783 gene encoding uncharacterized protein LOC129917783 isoform X1: MRQIGISEVCVKKLEFLNVAIKDDPLKRIQEEINEVARRERELREKMHPLEENNTTTIISCNQNGNQNDAKISILPSSEQISVSQDDNLSSSAASSLTTSVNSKEDHLDGHHSDDSGISASSSPVNGTSTNNNNNNIVINEKKYIRPNGYTSIPSPPPQKILTRTVSTPQIFTPSRRITFGPASKGLMQRFIATRGKIALNNAAAATAANGSGNVVGGGGGGGVPNSHQPNTPSGPMVSDFPRAATYIPPVTITPPIIERDADGKPIRRGYIPVEEKIQKELKDLKSRESELKKIRKIRQSTPDLLDSIENEELESDEDSDVEHCYGPGKLRSAKSIGELCDSSNNSLSPRRRNRYRKRKAMALWPWPPSNKNLATPSPDFESKHLYSRSGMRPALSLAQLCDLDPQEAPSSSHQLIAKWESLIQQNA, translated from the exons AAAGACGATCCCTTGAAGCGAATCCAAGAGGAAATCAACGAAGTGGCACGTCGTGAGCGTGAGTTACGTGAGAAGATGCATCCACTAGAGGAAAACAACACCACAACCATCATCAGCTGCAACCAGAACGGTAACCAGAACGATGCTAAAATTTCGATTCTCCCATCGTCGGAGCAAATTTCCGTATCGCAGGACGATAACCTTTCATCATCGGCAGCATCATCACTGACAACATCCGTCAATAGCAAAGAAGATCATCTTGATGGCCATCATTCAGATGATTCTGGGATTTCAGCATCATCCAGTCCCGTCAATGGAACTTCaaccaacaataacaacaacaacatagtGATCAATGAAAAGAAATACATTCGCCCAAATGGTTACACTTCAATTCCATCGCCACCACCACAAAAGATTCTCACACGAACCGTGTCCACACCACAGATTTTTACACCATCACGTCGCATAACCTTCGGTCCAGCATCCAAGGGTCTCATGCAACGATTCATTGCAACTCGTGGCAAAATCGCCCTCAACAATGCCGCCGCAGCCACTGCCGCCAATGGTAGTGGTAATGTTGTCGGAGGTGGAGGTGGCGGTGGTGTGCCCAATTCCCATCAACCAAACACCCCTTCAGGCCCAATGGTATCAGATTTTCCACGGGCTGCCACATACATTCCGCCAGTGACAATTACACCGCCAATCATAGAGCGTGACGCCGACGGCAAACCAATTCGACGTGGATATATACCCGTCGAGGAGAAGATTCAAAAAGAGTTGAAGGATCTCAAGAGTCGTGAGAGTGAGTtgaagaaaattcgaaaaattcgACAGTCAACACCAGATTTATTGGACTCTATTGAAAACGA agaattggAGTCCGATGAAGATTCAGATGTTGAACATTGTTATGGCCCGGGAAAATTACGATCTGCCAAGTCAATCGGAGAACTATGTGATTCTTCAAATAACAGTCTGTCCCCAAG aagaaggaATCGCTATCGGAAACGTAAGGCAATGGCTTTGTGGCCATGGCCACCAAGCAACAAAAATTT AGCAACGCCGAGTCCAGATTTTGAGAGCAAGCATCTTTATAGCCGCAGTGGTATGCGACCCGCTCTGTCTCTCGCCCAACTTTGCGACCTCGATCCACAGGAGGCACCATCATCATCACATCAGCTTATTGCCAAATGGGAAAGCCTTATTCAGCAAAATGCATAG
- the LOC129917783 gene encoding uncharacterized protein LOC129917783 isoform X2, which translates to MRQIGISEVCVKKLEFLNVAIKDDPLKRIQEEINEVARRERELREKMHPLEENNTTTIISCNQNGNQNDAKISILPSSEQISVSQDDNLSSSAASSLTTSVNSKEDHLDGHHSDDSGISASSSPVNGTSTNNNNNNIVINEKKYIRPNGYTSIPSPPPQKILTRTVSTPQIFTPSRRITFGPASKGLMQRFIATRGKIALNNAAAATAANGSGNVVGGGGGGGVPNSHQPNTPSGPMVSDFPRAATYIPPVTITPPIIERDADGKPIRRGYIPVEEKIQKELKDLKSRESELKKIRKIRQSTPDLLDSIENEELESDEDSDVEHCYGPGKLRSAKSIGELCDSSNNSLSPRRNRYRKRKAMALWPWPPSNKNLATPSPDFESKHLYSRSGMRPALSLAQLCDLDPQEAPSSSHQLIAKWESLIQQNA; encoded by the exons AAAGACGATCCCTTGAAGCGAATCCAAGAGGAAATCAACGAAGTGGCACGTCGTGAGCGTGAGTTACGTGAGAAGATGCATCCACTAGAGGAAAACAACACCACAACCATCATCAGCTGCAACCAGAACGGTAACCAGAACGATGCTAAAATTTCGATTCTCCCATCGTCGGAGCAAATTTCCGTATCGCAGGACGATAACCTTTCATCATCGGCAGCATCATCACTGACAACATCCGTCAATAGCAAAGAAGATCATCTTGATGGCCATCATTCAGATGATTCTGGGATTTCAGCATCATCCAGTCCCGTCAATGGAACTTCaaccaacaataacaacaacaacatagtGATCAATGAAAAGAAATACATTCGCCCAAATGGTTACACTTCAATTCCATCGCCACCACCACAAAAGATTCTCACACGAACCGTGTCCACACCACAGATTTTTACACCATCACGTCGCATAACCTTCGGTCCAGCATCCAAGGGTCTCATGCAACGATTCATTGCAACTCGTGGCAAAATCGCCCTCAACAATGCCGCCGCAGCCACTGCCGCCAATGGTAGTGGTAATGTTGTCGGAGGTGGAGGTGGCGGTGGTGTGCCCAATTCCCATCAACCAAACACCCCTTCAGGCCCAATGGTATCAGATTTTCCACGGGCTGCCACATACATTCCGCCAGTGACAATTACACCGCCAATCATAGAGCGTGACGCCGACGGCAAACCAATTCGACGTGGATATATACCCGTCGAGGAGAAGATTCAAAAAGAGTTGAAGGATCTCAAGAGTCGTGAGAGTGAGTtgaagaaaattcgaaaaattcgACAGTCAACACCAGATTTATTGGACTCTATTGAAAACGA agaattggAGTCCGATGAAGATTCAGATGTTGAACATTGTTATGGCCCGGGAAAATTACGATCTGCCAAGTCAATCGGAGAACTATGTGATTCTTCAAATAACAGTCTGTCCCCAAG aaggaATCGCTATCGGAAACGTAAGGCAATGGCTTTGTGGCCATGGCCACCAAGCAACAAAAATTT AGCAACGCCGAGTCCAGATTTTGAGAGCAAGCATCTTTATAGCCGCAGTGGTATGCGACCCGCTCTGTCTCTCGCCCAACTTTGCGACCTCGATCCACAGGAGGCACCATCATCATCACATCAGCTTATTGCCAAATGGGAAAGCCTTATTCAGCAAAATGCATAG
- the LOC129917783 gene encoding uncharacterized protein LOC129917783 isoform X4 — MRQIGISEVCVKKLEFLNVAIKDDPLKRIQEEINEVARRERELREKMHPLEENNTTTIISCNQNGNQNDAKISILPSSEQISVSQDDNLSSSAASSLTTSVNSKEDHLDGHHSDDSGISASSSPVNGTSTNNNNNNIVINEKKYIRPNGYTSIPSPPPQKILTRTVSTPQIFTPSRRITFGPASKGLMQRFIATRGKIALNNAAAATAANGSGNVVGGGGGGGVPNSHQPNTPSGPMVSDFPRAATYIPPVTITPPIIERDADGKPIRRGYIPVEEKIQKELKDLKSRESELKKIRKIRQSTPDLLDSIENEELESDEDSDVEHCYGPGKLRSAKSIGELCDSSNNSLSPRATPSPDFESKHLYSRSGMRPALSLAQLCDLDPQEAPSSSHQLIAKWESLIQQNA, encoded by the exons AAAGACGATCCCTTGAAGCGAATCCAAGAGGAAATCAACGAAGTGGCACGTCGTGAGCGTGAGTTACGTGAGAAGATGCATCCACTAGAGGAAAACAACACCACAACCATCATCAGCTGCAACCAGAACGGTAACCAGAACGATGCTAAAATTTCGATTCTCCCATCGTCGGAGCAAATTTCCGTATCGCAGGACGATAACCTTTCATCATCGGCAGCATCATCACTGACAACATCCGTCAATAGCAAAGAAGATCATCTTGATGGCCATCATTCAGATGATTCTGGGATTTCAGCATCATCCAGTCCCGTCAATGGAACTTCaaccaacaataacaacaacaacatagtGATCAATGAAAAGAAATACATTCGCCCAAATGGTTACACTTCAATTCCATCGCCACCACCACAAAAGATTCTCACACGAACCGTGTCCACACCACAGATTTTTACACCATCACGTCGCATAACCTTCGGTCCAGCATCCAAGGGTCTCATGCAACGATTCATTGCAACTCGTGGCAAAATCGCCCTCAACAATGCCGCCGCAGCCACTGCCGCCAATGGTAGTGGTAATGTTGTCGGAGGTGGAGGTGGCGGTGGTGTGCCCAATTCCCATCAACCAAACACCCCTTCAGGCCCAATGGTATCAGATTTTCCACGGGCTGCCACATACATTCCGCCAGTGACAATTACACCGCCAATCATAGAGCGTGACGCCGACGGCAAACCAATTCGACGTGGATATATACCCGTCGAGGAGAAGATTCAAAAAGAGTTGAAGGATCTCAAGAGTCGTGAGAGTGAGTtgaagaaaattcgaaaaattcgACAGTCAACACCAGATTTATTGGACTCTATTGAAAACGA agaattggAGTCCGATGAAGATTCAGATGTTGAACATTGTTATGGCCCGGGAAAATTACGATCTGCCAAGTCAATCGGAGAACTATGTGATTCTTCAAATAACAGTCTGTCCCCAAG AGCAACGCCGAGTCCAGATTTTGAGAGCAAGCATCTTTATAGCCGCAGTGGTATGCGACCCGCTCTGTCTCTCGCCCAACTTTGCGACCTCGATCCACAGGAGGCACCATCATCATCACATCAGCTTATTGCCAAATGGGAAAGCCTTATTCAGCAAAATGCATAG
- the LOC129917783 gene encoding uncharacterized protein LOC129917783 isoform X3, translating to MRQIGISEKDDPLKRIQEEINEVARRERELREKMHPLEENNTTTIISCNQNGNQNDAKISILPSSEQISVSQDDNLSSSAASSLTTSVNSKEDHLDGHHSDDSGISASSSPVNGTSTNNNNNNIVINEKKYIRPNGYTSIPSPPPQKILTRTVSTPQIFTPSRRITFGPASKGLMQRFIATRGKIALNNAAAATAANGSGNVVGGGGGGGVPNSHQPNTPSGPMVSDFPRAATYIPPVTITPPIIERDADGKPIRRGYIPVEEKIQKELKDLKSRESELKKIRKIRQSTPDLLDSIENEELESDEDSDVEHCYGPGKLRSAKSIGELCDSSNNSLSPRRRNRYRKRKAMALWPWPPSNKNLATPSPDFESKHLYSRSGMRPALSLAQLCDLDPQEAPSSSHQLIAKWESLIQQNA from the exons AAAGACGATCCCTTGAAGCGAATCCAAGAGGAAATCAACGAAGTGGCACGTCGTGAGCGTGAGTTACGTGAGAAGATGCATCCACTAGAGGAAAACAACACCACAACCATCATCAGCTGCAACCAGAACGGTAACCAGAACGATGCTAAAATTTCGATTCTCCCATCGTCGGAGCAAATTTCCGTATCGCAGGACGATAACCTTTCATCATCGGCAGCATCATCACTGACAACATCCGTCAATAGCAAAGAAGATCATCTTGATGGCCATCATTCAGATGATTCTGGGATTTCAGCATCATCCAGTCCCGTCAATGGAACTTCaaccaacaataacaacaacaacatagtGATCAATGAAAAGAAATACATTCGCCCAAATGGTTACACTTCAATTCCATCGCCACCACCACAAAAGATTCTCACACGAACCGTGTCCACACCACAGATTTTTACACCATCACGTCGCATAACCTTCGGTCCAGCATCCAAGGGTCTCATGCAACGATTCATTGCAACTCGTGGCAAAATCGCCCTCAACAATGCCGCCGCAGCCACTGCCGCCAATGGTAGTGGTAATGTTGTCGGAGGTGGAGGTGGCGGTGGTGTGCCCAATTCCCATCAACCAAACACCCCTTCAGGCCCAATGGTATCAGATTTTCCACGGGCTGCCACATACATTCCGCCAGTGACAATTACACCGCCAATCATAGAGCGTGACGCCGACGGCAAACCAATTCGACGTGGATATATACCCGTCGAGGAGAAGATTCAAAAAGAGTTGAAGGATCTCAAGAGTCGTGAGAGTGAGTtgaagaaaattcgaaaaattcgACAGTCAACACCAGATTTATTGGACTCTATTGAAAACGA agaattggAGTCCGATGAAGATTCAGATGTTGAACATTGTTATGGCCCGGGAAAATTACGATCTGCCAAGTCAATCGGAGAACTATGTGATTCTTCAAATAACAGTCTGTCCCCAAG aagaaggaATCGCTATCGGAAACGTAAGGCAATGGCTTTGTGGCCATGGCCACCAAGCAACAAAAATTT AGCAACGCCGAGTCCAGATTTTGAGAGCAAGCATCTTTATAGCCGCAGTGGTATGCGACCCGCTCTGTCTCTCGCCCAACTTTGCGACCTCGATCCACAGGAGGCACCATCATCATCACATCAGCTTATTGCCAAATGGGAAAGCCTTATTCAGCAAAATGCATAG
- the LOC129917783 gene encoding uncharacterized protein LOC129917783 isoform X5, with product MHPLEENNTTTIISCNQNGNQNDAKISILPSSEQISVSQDDNLSSSAASSLTTSVNSKEDHLDGHHSDDSGISASSSPVNGTSTNNNNNNIVINEKKYIRPNGYTSIPSPPPQKILTRTVSTPQIFTPSRRITFGPASKGLMQRFIATRGKIALNNAAAATAANGSGNVVGGGGGGGVPNSHQPNTPSGPMVSDFPRAATYIPPVTITPPIIERDADGKPIRRGYIPVEEKIQKELKDLKSRESELKKIRKIRQSTPDLLDSIENEELESDEDSDVEHCYGPGKLRSAKSIGELCDSSNNSLSPRRRNRYRKRKAMALWPWPPSNKNLATPSPDFESKHLYSRSGMRPALSLAQLCDLDPQEAPSSSHQLIAKWESLIQQNA from the exons ATGCATCCACTAGAGGAAAACAACACCACAACCATCATCAGCTGCAACCAGAACGGTAACCAGAACGATGCTAAAATTTCGATTCTCCCATCGTCGGAGCAAATTTCCGTATCGCAGGACGATAACCTTTCATCATCGGCAGCATCATCACTGACAACATCCGTCAATAGCAAAGAAGATCATCTTGATGGCCATCATTCAGATGATTCTGGGATTTCAGCATCATCCAGTCCCGTCAATGGAACTTCaaccaacaataacaacaacaacatagtGATCAATGAAAAGAAATACATTCGCCCAAATGGTTACACTTCAATTCCATCGCCACCACCACAAAAGATTCTCACACGAACCGTGTCCACACCACAGATTTTTACACCATCACGTCGCATAACCTTCGGTCCAGCATCCAAGGGTCTCATGCAACGATTCATTGCAACTCGTGGCAAAATCGCCCTCAACAATGCCGCCGCAGCCACTGCCGCCAATGGTAGTGGTAATGTTGTCGGAGGTGGAGGTGGCGGTGGTGTGCCCAATTCCCATCAACCAAACACCCCTTCAGGCCCAATGGTATCAGATTTTCCACGGGCTGCCACATACATTCCGCCAGTGACAATTACACCGCCAATCATAGAGCGTGACGCCGACGGCAAACCAATTCGACGTGGATATATACCCGTCGAGGAGAAGATTCAAAAAGAGTTGAAGGATCTCAAGAGTCGTGAGAGTGAGTtgaagaaaattcgaaaaattcgACAGTCAACACCAGATTTATTGGACTCTATTGAAAACGA agaattggAGTCCGATGAAGATTCAGATGTTGAACATTGTTATGGCCCGGGAAAATTACGATCTGCCAAGTCAATCGGAGAACTATGTGATTCTTCAAATAACAGTCTGTCCCCAAG aagaaggaATCGCTATCGGAAACGTAAGGCAATGGCTTTGTGGCCATGGCCACCAAGCAACAAAAATTT AGCAACGCCGAGTCCAGATTTTGAGAGCAAGCATCTTTATAGCCGCAGTGGTATGCGACCCGCTCTGTCTCTCGCCCAACTTTGCGACCTCGATCCACAGGAGGCACCATCATCATCACATCAGCTTATTGCCAAATGGGAAAGCCTTATTCAGCAAAATGCATAG